One Thermococcus sp. LS1 genomic window carries:
- a CDS encoding iron-sulfur cluster assembly protein, with product MKIYMPSREWPEHYKAVLDELRKITDPITGGDILDSGVIAGLEVTEDTLKIWLNFESHAEYNITGQSAIAYSKIIGDIIERFALVKFDNVYVYDLRNNPVGVFENKKGYTIEDLSSEKV from the coding sequence ATGAAGATTTACATGCCTAGTCGCGAGTGGCCAGAGCACTATAAAGCTGTTCTCGACGAGCTGAGGAAGATAACTGACCCGATCACGGGGGGAGACATTCTTGACTCGGGGGTAATAGCCGGCCTTGAAGTTACGGAGGACACCCTGAAAATCTGGCTTAACTTCGAGAGCCACGCCGAGTACAATATAACCGGCCAGTCGGCGATAGCGTACTCCAAAATAATCGGTGACATCATCGAGCGCTTTGCCCTCGTCAAGTTCGACAACGTCTATGTCTACGACCTCAGGAACAACCCCGTTGGTGTTTTTGAGAATAAGAAAGGCTATACGATCGAAGATTTGAGCTCGGAGAAGGTCTGA
- a CDS encoding class II SORL domain-containing protein: MLSGTIKSGDWKGEKHVPVIEYEKDGDLVKVEVSVGKEIPHPNTPEHHIAWIELYFHPEDGNFPILVGRVAFTNHSDPLTEPKAIFFFRTQKKGKLYALSYCNIHGLWENEVALE; encoded by the coding sequence ATGCTGAGCGGAACCATAAAGAGTGGTGACTGGAAGGGAGAGAAGCACGTGCCCGTTATAGAGTACGAGAAGGATGGCGACCTCGTCAAGGTTGAGGTCAGCGTCGGCAAAGAAATCCCGCACCCGAACACCCCCGAGCACCACATCGCCTGGATCGAGCTTTACTTCCACCCCGAGGACGGCAACTTCCCGATTCTCGTCGGCAGGGTTGCCTTCACCAACCACAGCGACCCGCTTACCGAGCCAAAGGCCATCTTCTTCTTCAGGACCCAGAAGAAGGGCAAACTCTACGCCCTGAGCTACTGCAACATCCACGGCCTCTGGGAAAATGAGGTCGCGCTTGAGTGA
- the rd gene encoding rubredoxin, with protein sequence MAKWKCIVCGYIYDEDEGDPTNEIEPGTKFEDLPEDWVCPLCGAPKDMFEKIE encoded by the coding sequence ATGGCGAAGTGGAAGTGTATTGTTTGTGGCTATATCTACGACGAGGACGAAGGCGACCCTACCAATGAGATAGAGCCCGGAACCAAGTTTGAGGACCTTCCCGAGGATTGGGTCTGCCCGCTCTGCGGTGCCCCCAAAGATATGTTTGAAAAGATAGAGTGA